TGGGAgacgggggggggtcccggagaCGGGGGGGGAGACGACGGGGGTCGGGGGGACACCGAGGGATGAGGggaggggtccggggggggggggggactggggggacacggggggttggggggcaccgggggacaaggggaggccgggggggggggggggggggtctcagggtatggggggggctgggagatgggggggggtcccgggggtttggggggaccaggggatggggggggttcgggggggcctgggaaatgggggggggtcctgcagaAGGGGGGGGacggggttttgggggggggtctcagggcaTGGGGGGGCCCTGGGAAAtggggggggcccggcgggggggggggtcctcggggttttgggggggctgggggtcaccggggggggctgggatgagggggctcggggggggggggtggggggggtctcagggcatggggggggctgggagatgggggggggtcccgggggtgggtCTcaggggaccccgggggggggagggaagggggagccccGGGGGTCCCAGGAgtcctggggggggtctgaggggtcCCAgatgtcggggggggggggggtggtgtttggggggggccctgggggtgtCAGgactccggggggggggggggggagtgtcccTGGGGGTCTCCCTGGCCCCCGGGGGGGCCGTGTGCCCCCTCCCCATGTCTGACACCCCCCCGCCTCAGGGGGTTCCTGAGCCGGGGGGACTCTGGGGGGGCCCAGGGCTGATCCCATAGGGGGTGTCTGACCCCCCCCGGTATTTTTGTGCCCCCCCCCGGAGTTTCCTgacccgggggggggacggacacaccgGGGGTGTGCCAATGGGCACGGGGTGACCCTtttgtgtcccctcccaggggGTTCCTGagccgggggggacacagagggggcCCAGAGACAGTCCCATGGGGGgtgtctgaccccccccccgtatttttgccccccccccccccggagtttcctgagccggggcgggggggaacacACCGGGGGGGTGCCGATGGGCACGGGGTGACCCTtttgtgtcccctcccaggggGTTCCTGAgccggggggacactgggggggccCAGAGCCGGTCCCATCGGGGGTGTCTGACCCCCCCCCGTATTTTTGTGCCCCCCCAGGAGTTTCCTGGCGCGGGAGGACATCGGGGTGGTGCTGATCTCGCAGGTGCTGGCGGAGCTGATCCGGCACGCGGTGGAGGCGCACAGCCGCCCGCTGCCGGCGGTGCTGGAGATCCCCTCCAAGGAGCACCCCTACGACCCCGCCAAGGACTCCGTGCTGCGCCGCGCCCGCGGGCTCTTCACCCCCGACGACCTGCGCtagggacccccccccgcgccccccccgccccccccaaggGGGTCCTCACCCACCCCCGCGCTCCACCACCCACCCCAGGGGGGCCCCTGTCCCACCCCGGgggtctccatcccaccccagggtGCCTCCGGGGGTCTCCATCCCCCATTGGGGGTCCCCGTCCCACCCTTGGGGGTCCATGACCTACCccagggggctgccgggggggctccatcccaccccagggtggccccatcccaccccagagggtctccatcccaccccagggcTCCGTGACCCACCCCAGGGGGCTTCCAGGGGGTCTCCAtcccaccccgggggtccctgtcccaCCCCAGGGTGCCTCCGGGGGGCCCCATCCCACCCTAGAGGATCTTCATCCCACCCCAGGGCTCCGTGACCCACCCccagggggctgccgggggggctccatcccaccccagggtGGCCCCATCCCACTTTGGGggtccccgtcccaccccaggGCTCCATGACCCACCCCCAGGGTGTTTCCgggggtccccatcccaccccagggtGCTTCCAGGGGGTCCCCGTCCCACCCCGGgggtctccatcccaccccagggcTCCGTGACCTACCCCAGGgtggccccatcccaccccagggtGCCTCCGGGAGTCTCCATCCCCCCCTTGGGGGTCCCCGTCCCACCCTTGGGGGTCCATGACCCACCCCAGGGTGTTTCTGGgggtctccatcccaccccagggtgtccccatcccaccctgggggtccccgtcCCACCCCGGGGTGCCTCCAGGGGTCTCCATCCCCCCTTGGgggtccccgtcccacccccgggtGCCGGTGAGGGGACCCTGCC
This genomic interval from Chroicocephalus ridibundus unplaced genomic scaffold, bChrRid1.1 SCAFFOLD_474, whole genome shotgun sequence contains the following:
- the ATP6V1F gene encoding V-type proton ATPase subunit F, with product MRSAVGPGPVSAMAGRGKLIAVMGDEDTVTGFLLGGVGELDKHRRPNFLVVEKETSLAEIEETFRSFLAREDIGVVLISQVLAELIRHAVEAHSRPLPAVLEIPSKEHPYDPAKDSVLRRARGLFTPDDLR